In Alligator mississippiensis isolate rAllMis1 chromosome 10, rAllMis1, whole genome shotgun sequence, one DNA window encodes the following:
- the SSH1 gene encoding protein phosphatase Slingshot homolog 1 isoform X4, whose translation MALVTLQRSPTPSAASSASTSELEVGSDEDRKFNVSLSESFFMVKGAALFLQQGNSSQGQRSLQHLHKHAGDLPQHLQVMINLLRCEDRIKLAVRLESVWTDRVRYMVVVYSSGRQDTEENILLGVDFSSKESKSCTIGMVLRLWSDTKIHLDGDGGFSVSTAGRMHIFKPVSVQAMWSALQILHKACEVARRYNYFPGGMALVWATYYESCIGSDQSCINEWNAMQDLESTRPDSPALFVDMPTERERTERLIKAKLRSIMMSKDLENVTSKEIRNELEKHMNCNLKEFKEFIDNEMLLILGQMDKPSLIFDHLYLGSEWNASNLEELQGSGIDYILNVTREIDNFFPGLFAYHNIRVYDEETTDLLAHWNEAYHFINKAKKNRSKCLVHCKMGVSRSASTVIAYAMKEFGWSLEKAYNYVKQKRSIARPNAGFMRQLSEYEGILDASKQRHNKLWKQQAESNLPPSTDGSPGSSAFLLESLDIDLENRLVDLDAPLSSTYLDNRGSIEAGELSYCFRRLSDTLLENKQPGDRAGLFQVEDLERDAISEQVESPAGQPPPPAPPADPMKAKESMEPLAELSGFCEKEVKKKLELGVQKAWNAPGQVDGGEGSPREENPTERWKRRLSVHREESRLNRENLNNNNSKRSCPEDFEVGGKGTLIDWNEQHEEETITHGLEEDFVRVDCLLLL comes from the exons CCTAAGCGAGAGCTTTTTCATGGTGAAAGGGGCGGCGCTTTTCTTACAACAAGGGAACAGCTCACAAGGCCAGCGGAGTCTGCAGCACCTTCACAAGCATGCAG GTGACTTGCCCCAGCACCTCCAGGTGATGATCAACCTTCTTCGCTGTGAGGACAGAATCAAACTG GCCGTGCGTTTGGAAAGCGTGTGGACAGACCGTGTCAGGTACATGGTGGTCGTGTACAGCAGCGGGCGACAAGACACAGAGGAAAACATTTTACTGGGCGTGGACTTCTCCAGCAAGGAGAG TAAAAGCTGCACCATTGGGATGGTCCTGCGGCTGTGGAGTGATACCAAGATCCATCTTGATGGGGATGG TGGATTTAGCGTTAGCACTGCCGGGAGGATGCACATCTTCAAACCAGTTTCCGTGCAGGCCATGTG GTCTGCGCTGCAGATCCTCCACAAAGCCTGCGAGGTGGCCCGGAGGTACAACTACTTCCCAGGCGGTATGGCCCTGGTCTGGGCCACGTACTACGAGAGCTGCATTGGCTCCGACCAGAGCTGCATCAATGAGTGGAACGCGATGCAGGACCTGGAGTCAACGCGCCCCGATTCCCCGGCGCTGTTTGTCGACAT GCCAACTGAGAGGGAGAGGACAGAGCGGCTCATTAAAGCCAAACTCCGAAGTATCATGATGAGCAAAGACCTGGAAAATGTGACCTCCAAGGAA ATCCGGAACGAGCTGGAGAAGCATATGAATTGCAACTTGAAGGAATTCAAGGAGTTTATAGATAACGAAATGCTGCTCATCCTGGGGCAGATGGACAAGCCCTCTCTGATTTTCGACCATCTGTACCTG GGATCAGAATGGAACGCCTCCAACCtagaagagctgcagggctcaGG CATTGACTACATTTTAAACGTGACGCGGGAAATCGATAACTTCTTCCCTGGGCTGTTTGCCTATCACAATATCAGAGTGTACGACGAGGAGACGACCGATCTCCTTGCCCACTGGAATGAGGCGTATCATTTTATCAACAAGGCCAA GAAAAATCGCTCCAAGTGTCTGGTGCACTGCAAAATGGGTGTGAGTCGGTCTGCTTCTACAGTCATAGCTTATGCAATGAAGGAATTTGGCTGGTCCTTGGAAAAAGCCTACAATTATGTCAAGCAAAAACGCAGCATTGCAAGACCAAATGCGGGTTTCATGAGACAGCTGTCAGAGTACGAAGGCATTTTAGATGCAAG cAAACAACGCCACAACAAGCTGTGGAAGCAGCAGGCAGAGAGCAACCTGCCACCGAGCACGGACGGCTCCCCAGGGTCCAGTGCCTTCCTGCTTGAAAGCCTGGACATCGATCTGGAAAACCGGCTGGTTGACCTGGACGCGCCTCTGTCGTCCACCTACTTGGACAACCGAGGCAGCATAGAGGCTGGGGAGCTCAGCTACTGCTTCCGGCGCCTCTCTGACACGCTGCTGGAGAACAAGCAGCCTGGTGACAGGGCGGGGCTTTTCCAGGTGGAGGACCTGGAGCGGGATGCCATTTCGGAGCAGGTGGAGTCACCCGCAGgccagcctcctcctccagcacctcctgcagATCCCATGAAGGCCAAGGAGAGCATGGAACCGTTGGCTGAGCTGAGCGGGTTCTGTGAGAAGGAAGTGAAGAAGAAACTGGAGCTGGGCGTCCAGAAGGCTTGGAACGCTCCCGGGCAAGTGGATGGCGGGGAAGGGAGCCCCCGGGAGGAAAACCCCACGGAGAGGTGGAAGAGGCGCTTGTCCGTGCACAGGGAAGAAAGCCGGCTCAACAGAGAGAACTtaaataacaacaacagcaaGCGGAGCTGCCCGGAGGATTTTGAG gtggggggaaaggggacgCTGATTGATTGGAATGAACAGCACGAGGAAGAAACCATAACGCATGGCTTGGAAGAGGACTTTGTGCGTGTGGATTGCCTACTGCTCCTCTGA
- the SSH1 gene encoding protein phosphatase Slingshot homolog 1 isoform X1, whose product MALVTLQRSPTPSAASSASTSELEVGSDEDRKFNVSLSESFFMVKGAALFLQQGNSSQGQRSLQHLHKHAGDLPQHLQVMINLLRCEDRIKLAVRLESVWTDRVRYMVVVYSSGRQDTEENILLGVDFSSKESKSCTIGMVLRLWSDTKIHLDGDGGFSVSTAGRMHIFKPVSVQAMWSALQILHKACEVARRYNYFPGGMALVWATYYESCIGSDQSCINEWNAMQDLESTRPDSPALFVDMPTERERTERLIKAKLRSIMMSKDLENVTSKEIRNELEKHMNCNLKEFKEFIDNEMLLILGQMDKPSLIFDHLYLGSEWNASNLEELQGSGIDYILNVTREIDNFFPGLFAYHNIRVYDEETTDLLAHWNEAYHFINKAKKNRSKCLVHCKMGVSRSASTVIAYAMKEFGWSLEKAYNYVKQKRSIARPNAGFMRQLSEYEGILDASKQRHNKLWKQQAESNLPPSTDGSPGSSAFLLESLDIDLENRLVDLDAPLSSTYLDNRGSIEAGELSYCFRRLSDTLLENKQPGDRAGLFQVEDLERDAISEQVESPAGQPPPPAPPADPMKAKESMEPLAELSGFCEKEVKKKLELGVQKAWNAPGQVDGGEGSPREENPTERWKRRLSVHREESRLNRENLNNNNSKRSCPEDFEHDAIFGILSKVKPSYQSCADCMYSAARASPDTFGEQCEKLNLAAAHRTSTICTQPVLLSHLTAHLPDQMPSRLRPGEAIRAKLDIVPPLVEGMSVTDISPCKSVAGQPSGIPKEATKTPVKALVARRNSLGEKSPLNPDALKEEAPSRKDVKPTKDLKYLLFSKELEKPTANSYLMQHQESLIQLQKAGLVRKHTKELERLQGAPLETSALVRESPLSRPDVGPLVENQDSAARQGPVPLLRPASLLCEGAENNVQKLEAKCSFEGTPQKTSTPLVCRLEHMSSYTRDFLKTICYTPSSSRSSNLTRSSSSDSIHSVRGKPGLVKQRAQEIETRLRLAGLTVSSPLKRSNSLAKLGCLNLSSEDLSSDMDVSTLMDSKEAISSESSMLCDSQATLRCVAVGSKLKAKSTMDNLKSTLWMGKS is encoded by the exons CCTAAGCGAGAGCTTTTTCATGGTGAAAGGGGCGGCGCTTTTCTTACAACAAGGGAACAGCTCACAAGGCCAGCGGAGTCTGCAGCACCTTCACAAGCATGCAG GTGACTTGCCCCAGCACCTCCAGGTGATGATCAACCTTCTTCGCTGTGAGGACAGAATCAAACTG GCCGTGCGTTTGGAAAGCGTGTGGACAGACCGTGTCAGGTACATGGTGGTCGTGTACAGCAGCGGGCGACAAGACACAGAGGAAAACATTTTACTGGGCGTGGACTTCTCCAGCAAGGAGAG TAAAAGCTGCACCATTGGGATGGTCCTGCGGCTGTGGAGTGATACCAAGATCCATCTTGATGGGGATGG TGGATTTAGCGTTAGCACTGCCGGGAGGATGCACATCTTCAAACCAGTTTCCGTGCAGGCCATGTG GTCTGCGCTGCAGATCCTCCACAAAGCCTGCGAGGTGGCCCGGAGGTACAACTACTTCCCAGGCGGTATGGCCCTGGTCTGGGCCACGTACTACGAGAGCTGCATTGGCTCCGACCAGAGCTGCATCAATGAGTGGAACGCGATGCAGGACCTGGAGTCAACGCGCCCCGATTCCCCGGCGCTGTTTGTCGACAT GCCAACTGAGAGGGAGAGGACAGAGCGGCTCATTAAAGCCAAACTCCGAAGTATCATGATGAGCAAAGACCTGGAAAATGTGACCTCCAAGGAA ATCCGGAACGAGCTGGAGAAGCATATGAATTGCAACTTGAAGGAATTCAAGGAGTTTATAGATAACGAAATGCTGCTCATCCTGGGGCAGATGGACAAGCCCTCTCTGATTTTCGACCATCTGTACCTG GGATCAGAATGGAACGCCTCCAACCtagaagagctgcagggctcaGG CATTGACTACATTTTAAACGTGACGCGGGAAATCGATAACTTCTTCCCTGGGCTGTTTGCCTATCACAATATCAGAGTGTACGACGAGGAGACGACCGATCTCCTTGCCCACTGGAATGAGGCGTATCATTTTATCAACAAGGCCAA GAAAAATCGCTCCAAGTGTCTGGTGCACTGCAAAATGGGTGTGAGTCGGTCTGCTTCTACAGTCATAGCTTATGCAATGAAGGAATTTGGCTGGTCCTTGGAAAAAGCCTACAATTATGTCAAGCAAAAACGCAGCATTGCAAGACCAAATGCGGGTTTCATGAGACAGCTGTCAGAGTACGAAGGCATTTTAGATGCAAG cAAACAACGCCACAACAAGCTGTGGAAGCAGCAGGCAGAGAGCAACCTGCCACCGAGCACGGACGGCTCCCCAGGGTCCAGTGCCTTCCTGCTTGAAAGCCTGGACATCGATCTGGAAAACCGGCTGGTTGACCTGGACGCGCCTCTGTCGTCCACCTACTTGGACAACCGAGGCAGCATAGAGGCTGGGGAGCTCAGCTACTGCTTCCGGCGCCTCTCTGACACGCTGCTGGAGAACAAGCAGCCTGGTGACAGGGCGGGGCTTTTCCAGGTGGAGGACCTGGAGCGGGATGCCATTTCGGAGCAGGTGGAGTCACCCGCAGgccagcctcctcctccagcacctcctgcagATCCCATGAAGGCCAAGGAGAGCATGGAACCGTTGGCTGAGCTGAGCGGGTTCTGTGAGAAGGAAGTGAAGAAGAAACTGGAGCTGGGCGTCCAGAAGGCTTGGAACGCTCCCGGGCAAGTGGATGGCGGGGAAGGGAGCCCCCGGGAGGAAAACCCCACGGAGAGGTGGAAGAGGCGCTTGTCCGTGCACAGGGAAGAAAGCCGGCTCAACAGAGAGAACTtaaataacaacaacagcaaGCGGAGCTGCCCGGAGGATTTTGAG CACGATGCCATATTCGGGATCCTCAGCAAGGTCAAGCCTTCCTACCAGTCTTGTGCTGACTGCATGTATTCTGCAGCCCGCGCCTCCCCAGACACCTTCGGGGAGCAGTGCGAGAAGCTGAACCTGGCTGCGGCTCACCGCACCTCTACCATCTGCACCCAGCCGGTGCTTCTCTCCCACCTGACTGCTCACCTGCCAGACCAAATGCCAAGCAGGCTGCGGCCTGGGGAAGCAATCAGAGCTAAACTCGACATCGTGCCTCCTTTGGTCGAGGGGATGAGTGTCACGGACATCAGTCCTTGCAAATCTGTGGCCGGGCAGCCCAGCGGGATTCCAAAAGAGGCCACCAAAACACCTGTCAAAGCCCTGGTTGCCAGAAGGAACTCACTCGGCGAGAAGAGCCCTCTGAACCCAGATGCCTTGAAGGAAGAGGCCCCATCCAGGAAGGATGTCAAACCAACCAAGGACCTGAAGTATTTGCTGTTCAGCAAAGAACTGGAGAAGCCCACTGCGAACAGTTACCTGATGCAGCATCAGGAGTCCCTGATTCAGCTCCAGAAGGCAGGCTTGGTTAGGAAGCATACCAAAGAGCTGGAGCGGCTGCAGGGAGCACCACTGGAAACCTCAGCCCTGGTACGAGAGAGCCCCTTGAGCAGACCTGACGTGGGTCCGCTGGTAGAAAACCAAGACTCGGCTGCCCGCCAAGGCCCGGTGCCTCTGCTTAGGCCAGCGTCTTTGCTGTGCGAAGGCGCAGAGAACAACGTGCAGAAGTTAGAGGCCAAATGTTCCTTTGAGGGAACGCCGCAGAAAACCTCGACCCCTCTCGTGTGCCGACTGGAGCACATGAGCAGTTACACCAGGGACTTCCTGAAGACCATCTGCTACACGCCCTCCTCTTCCCGGAGCTCCAACTTGACCCGCAGCTCCAGCAGCGACAGTATCCACAGCGTGCGTGGGAAACCCGGCCTGGTGAAACAGCGAGCTCAGGAAATCGAAACCAGGCTCCGGCTCGCTGGCTTGACTGTTTCCTCCCCCCTGAAAAGGTCCAATTCTCTCGCCAAGCTGGGTTGTCTGAACTTATCCTCTGAGGACTTATCGAGCGACATGGACGTGTCCACGCTGATGGACTCCAAGGAGGCCATTTCGAGCGAGTCTTCCATGCTCTGCGACTCGCAGGCCACTCTGAGATGCGTGGCCGTAGGCTCCAAACTCAAAGCAAAGTCAACTATGGACAACTTGAAGAGCACGCTTTGGATGGGCAAAAGTTGA
- the SSH1 gene encoding protein phosphatase Slingshot homolog 1 isoform X3 has product MVKGAALFLQQGNSSQGQRSLQHLHKHAGDLPQHLQVMINLLRCEDRIKLAVRLESVWTDRVRYMVVVYSSGRQDTEENILLGVDFSSKESKSCTIGMVLRLWSDTKIHLDGDGGFSVSTAGRMHIFKPVSVQAMWSALQILHKACEVARRYNYFPGGMALVWATYYESCIGSDQSCINEWNAMQDLESTRPDSPALFVDMPTERERTERLIKAKLRSIMMSKDLENVTSKEIRNELEKHMNCNLKEFKEFIDNEMLLILGQMDKPSLIFDHLYLGSEWNASNLEELQGSGIDYILNVTREIDNFFPGLFAYHNIRVYDEETTDLLAHWNEAYHFINKAKKNRSKCLVHCKMGVSRSASTVIAYAMKEFGWSLEKAYNYVKQKRSIARPNAGFMRQLSEYEGILDASKQRHNKLWKQQAESNLPPSTDGSPGSSAFLLESLDIDLENRLVDLDAPLSSTYLDNRGSIEAGELSYCFRRLSDTLLENKQPGDRAGLFQVEDLERDAISEQVESPAGQPPPPAPPADPMKAKESMEPLAELSGFCEKEVKKKLELGVQKAWNAPGQVDGGEGSPREENPTERWKRRLSVHREESRLNRENLNNNNSKRSCPEDFEHDAIFGILSKVKPSYQSCADCMYSAARASPDTFGEQCEKLNLAAAHRTSTICTQPVLLSHLTAHLPDQMPSRLRPGEAIRAKLDIVPPLVEGMSVTDISPCKSVAGQPSGIPKEATKTPVKALVARRNSLGEKSPLNPDALKEEAPSRKDVKPTKDLKYLLFSKELEKPTANSYLMQHQESLIQLQKAGLVRKHTKELERLQGAPLETSALVRESPLSRPDVGPLVENQDSAARQGPVPLLRPASLLCEGAENNVQKLEAKCSFEGTPQKTSTPLVCRLEHMSSYTRDFLKTICYTPSSSRSSNLTRSSSSDSIHSVRGKPGLVKQRAQEIETRLRLAGLTVSSPLKRSNSLAKLGCLNLSSEDLSSDMDVSTLMDSKEAISSESSMLCDSQATLRCVAVGSKLKAKSTMDNLKSTLWMGKS; this is encoded by the exons ATGGTGAAAGGGGCGGCGCTTTTCTTACAACAAGGGAACAGCTCACAAGGCCAGCGGAGTCTGCAGCACCTTCACAAGCATGCAG GTGACTTGCCCCAGCACCTCCAGGTGATGATCAACCTTCTTCGCTGTGAGGACAGAATCAAACTG GCCGTGCGTTTGGAAAGCGTGTGGACAGACCGTGTCAGGTACATGGTGGTCGTGTACAGCAGCGGGCGACAAGACACAGAGGAAAACATTTTACTGGGCGTGGACTTCTCCAGCAAGGAGAG TAAAAGCTGCACCATTGGGATGGTCCTGCGGCTGTGGAGTGATACCAAGATCCATCTTGATGGGGATGG TGGATTTAGCGTTAGCACTGCCGGGAGGATGCACATCTTCAAACCAGTTTCCGTGCAGGCCATGTG GTCTGCGCTGCAGATCCTCCACAAAGCCTGCGAGGTGGCCCGGAGGTACAACTACTTCCCAGGCGGTATGGCCCTGGTCTGGGCCACGTACTACGAGAGCTGCATTGGCTCCGACCAGAGCTGCATCAATGAGTGGAACGCGATGCAGGACCTGGAGTCAACGCGCCCCGATTCCCCGGCGCTGTTTGTCGACAT GCCAACTGAGAGGGAGAGGACAGAGCGGCTCATTAAAGCCAAACTCCGAAGTATCATGATGAGCAAAGACCTGGAAAATGTGACCTCCAAGGAA ATCCGGAACGAGCTGGAGAAGCATATGAATTGCAACTTGAAGGAATTCAAGGAGTTTATAGATAACGAAATGCTGCTCATCCTGGGGCAGATGGACAAGCCCTCTCTGATTTTCGACCATCTGTACCTG GGATCAGAATGGAACGCCTCCAACCtagaagagctgcagggctcaGG CATTGACTACATTTTAAACGTGACGCGGGAAATCGATAACTTCTTCCCTGGGCTGTTTGCCTATCACAATATCAGAGTGTACGACGAGGAGACGACCGATCTCCTTGCCCACTGGAATGAGGCGTATCATTTTATCAACAAGGCCAA GAAAAATCGCTCCAAGTGTCTGGTGCACTGCAAAATGGGTGTGAGTCGGTCTGCTTCTACAGTCATAGCTTATGCAATGAAGGAATTTGGCTGGTCCTTGGAAAAAGCCTACAATTATGTCAAGCAAAAACGCAGCATTGCAAGACCAAATGCGGGTTTCATGAGACAGCTGTCAGAGTACGAAGGCATTTTAGATGCAAG cAAACAACGCCACAACAAGCTGTGGAAGCAGCAGGCAGAGAGCAACCTGCCACCGAGCACGGACGGCTCCCCAGGGTCCAGTGCCTTCCTGCTTGAAAGCCTGGACATCGATCTGGAAAACCGGCTGGTTGACCTGGACGCGCCTCTGTCGTCCACCTACTTGGACAACCGAGGCAGCATAGAGGCTGGGGAGCTCAGCTACTGCTTCCGGCGCCTCTCTGACACGCTGCTGGAGAACAAGCAGCCTGGTGACAGGGCGGGGCTTTTCCAGGTGGAGGACCTGGAGCGGGATGCCATTTCGGAGCAGGTGGAGTCACCCGCAGgccagcctcctcctccagcacctcctgcagATCCCATGAAGGCCAAGGAGAGCATGGAACCGTTGGCTGAGCTGAGCGGGTTCTGTGAGAAGGAAGTGAAGAAGAAACTGGAGCTGGGCGTCCAGAAGGCTTGGAACGCTCCCGGGCAAGTGGATGGCGGGGAAGGGAGCCCCCGGGAGGAAAACCCCACGGAGAGGTGGAAGAGGCGCTTGTCCGTGCACAGGGAAGAAAGCCGGCTCAACAGAGAGAACTtaaataacaacaacagcaaGCGGAGCTGCCCGGAGGATTTTGAG CACGATGCCATATTCGGGATCCTCAGCAAGGTCAAGCCTTCCTACCAGTCTTGTGCTGACTGCATGTATTCTGCAGCCCGCGCCTCCCCAGACACCTTCGGGGAGCAGTGCGAGAAGCTGAACCTGGCTGCGGCTCACCGCACCTCTACCATCTGCACCCAGCCGGTGCTTCTCTCCCACCTGACTGCTCACCTGCCAGACCAAATGCCAAGCAGGCTGCGGCCTGGGGAAGCAATCAGAGCTAAACTCGACATCGTGCCTCCTTTGGTCGAGGGGATGAGTGTCACGGACATCAGTCCTTGCAAATCTGTGGCCGGGCAGCCCAGCGGGATTCCAAAAGAGGCCACCAAAACACCTGTCAAAGCCCTGGTTGCCAGAAGGAACTCACTCGGCGAGAAGAGCCCTCTGAACCCAGATGCCTTGAAGGAAGAGGCCCCATCCAGGAAGGATGTCAAACCAACCAAGGACCTGAAGTATTTGCTGTTCAGCAAAGAACTGGAGAAGCCCACTGCGAACAGTTACCTGATGCAGCATCAGGAGTCCCTGATTCAGCTCCAGAAGGCAGGCTTGGTTAGGAAGCATACCAAAGAGCTGGAGCGGCTGCAGGGAGCACCACTGGAAACCTCAGCCCTGGTACGAGAGAGCCCCTTGAGCAGACCTGACGTGGGTCCGCTGGTAGAAAACCAAGACTCGGCTGCCCGCCAAGGCCCGGTGCCTCTGCTTAGGCCAGCGTCTTTGCTGTGCGAAGGCGCAGAGAACAACGTGCAGAAGTTAGAGGCCAAATGTTCCTTTGAGGGAACGCCGCAGAAAACCTCGACCCCTCTCGTGTGCCGACTGGAGCACATGAGCAGTTACACCAGGGACTTCCTGAAGACCATCTGCTACACGCCCTCCTCTTCCCGGAGCTCCAACTTGACCCGCAGCTCCAGCAGCGACAGTATCCACAGCGTGCGTGGGAAACCCGGCCTGGTGAAACAGCGAGCTCAGGAAATCGAAACCAGGCTCCGGCTCGCTGGCTTGACTGTTTCCTCCCCCCTGAAAAGGTCCAATTCTCTCGCCAAGCTGGGTTGTCTGAACTTATCCTCTGAGGACTTATCGAGCGACATGGACGTGTCCACGCTGATGGACTCCAAGGAGGCCATTTCGAGCGAGTCTTCCATGCTCTGCGACTCGCAGGCCACTCTGAGATGCGTGGCCGTAGGCTCCAAACTCAAAGCAAAGTCAACTATGGACAACTTGAAGAGCACGCTTTGGATGGGCAAAAGTTGA